A window of Rosa rugosa chromosome 7, drRosRugo1.1, whole genome shotgun sequence genomic DNA:
TACACAAAAATGAGGTAGTGAATCAATGACGTAATTTATCATTTTCATGTCTAATTTTACTGGAAAAAAATGTGTATGtaatgtatcatcttaacaatatcaTTAAAAATGAGCTTAATTCTAGAGCTATAAGCCTATAATGATgaaaataattattattattttttgaataaatgaaaaTAATTATTAGATGGGAGGATAGTGTGAAAATGGGTCCAGGACAAAATGGATAAGCATCATCTATTGAGATAGTCATCATAGTGAGGTTTttcatgcttttttttttttttttttttgaaatgagggCTTTGTGCGGCTACCCtccagccttgattaatgaaactgccgaatacaagggagggggacattgagcctaaacccctgattacaataagcatctatagcgcgtcctgaaataatatcataaAACtatacaaaatacatgtattctaacaagcaccaattagcaaagagtgcactattggctactctatttgcggtgacataacggaaataTAACTCGATTACAATGAAGCATAAATACCAAAATcatagctttcctactatgttgccgccggaaatCAGATCAgatgacacttagtttcatgcTTTGAGGGAGAAAGTCCATCAAACTCTCTTGAGAAGtcgctgaattttttttttctggaagaAATACGAGAACTCTTTTATTGTTCAACAAAATTATACATAGCGATTTATCCCGATGGGGCCAATAAAAAATCACCACCTAAACAATTCTACTTTTTAAAATGAATACTGAAGCTCATCCAAAACCGTTCAACATTACCCATAAGATATCAAAAGAGACACAGATAATGTGAACACCCTTGGCGTCGTATCTTCAACCCTAGCCATTGGTTTTTCCATCTATTCAAACTACTAAATCagtcaaaatgttacacaaaaaatgaGGTAGTGAattaatgacataatttattattttcatgACAAAATTTATGGGGGGAAAAAACGTGCATGCACTGTATCATCTTAATAATATCATTAAAACTTTGGATTCTATGCAATGAAATGATTtgggatgaaatcagctgtccccaATACACTATCTCTATgctgtccccatgcattcattggtccacaaagattaaaaaaatattttcttaatctttttttttattttttattttttgtggatcaatgaatgcatggggacagaATGGGGATAGTGTAATTGGGGACAACTGATTTTATCCCAAATGATTTTGGGTTGGTAATAATGAGCTGTGAATGAGAGTGGTCTGATTGAACTTTTGAAATTATAGTGCGTTGGTGATAATTTCGTTTTGTTCGTTGATTTTTGtggcttgatttttttttttcgaggaGGAAAATAATTACAACTTAAAGTCCATGCTACAACCAAAATTAAactgatcaaaattaaaagcagACAAAGCTGAGTAAGGCAACTTTTTTGACCAAGTGATAGGAGTAGATGACTTGTGACCCATATTTGTAACAGCATCAGCAACGAAGTTGGCTTCTCTCGGAACATAAGAGAAGGAAATAGCTTCGAAATTGCTAGCCAGACTCAGGATGTCTTTCACAAGAGTACGAAGACGCTAAGGCGGAGCACATTTCTTGTTGATAGAGTCTATAATTAACTTGGAGTCACATTCGACATAAAGTTTTCGACAGTTAAGGAGGAGGGCATGATAAAGAGCATCACGAACAACACTTCCTTCAACAATAGGGACAAAAGCATGACCAATAGCTCTCGCACATATCTCCCTCCTATGtatcatttattttctttaataaatttcGGAGTATTAGCTATCTTCTTTCACCTcgtttcagttttttttttaagagagagagaattatgAAACTGAATAGGGATATATAGTTTAGTTTTCAAGAAATAACCCTATTAATGATCTCTACTTTTCTTTATAAGATGTCCCCTCCCTCTCCTTTGAGCTATAGACATTCGTAACAGGACCGAGAACAATCCTATTCAAGAGGTGTTACAAATTATATCATGATCAGCTGAAAACAACAATATGGGAGTGGAGTGCATGTGAACATAAGGTATGTACAAGGTACTTAATGGAAGGTTTCTATACTCGTTCAACATACAAGGATGAATATACCTGCTGATCAAAATCACCACACATTTAGATATTAGAACATCAAGGTTCAGTACCTCTTAGAAGTCGAATTCGTATCAGTATCATCACTTGGGGACTCATTAGCAAACTGTACTGTTTCTTTCTCATTCGACCCAAGAAGCATGGAAACAACTTCTCTCATGGTCGGGCGTTCAAAAGGAGACATGCTTGTGCACAACAAAGCAATTTTCAAGACAGTAATCATGTGAGAGACAGTAGCAGCAGCTTcagcttcatcttcatcttgtaAATTCAATCGAGCATCGAGTACTTCTGATGACAATGAATTGTTGAGAAAGTAAGTTCTAACCCAAGTTACCAGGTCGCCGCCTTCGTCTACTGATTGTACTGGTGTTTTACCAGTCAGCAACTCCAGAAGGACTACTCCATAGCTGTAGATGTCACATTTTTCTGTGACTTTCATAGTGTATGCATACTCTGAAATTAACCAGAAATCAGGTTCAAAAACTGAACTGATACATAAACAAAATACTCGTAGTAATTTTGCAGAATTCACTGTTGACTAAAAAGGGCTCAAAAGAAAGCTTACCAGGGGCTATGTATCCATAAGAACCTGCTACTGCAGACATTGACTTCGAATAGGGCATGTCAATCACCTTTGCTAACCCAAAATCTCCAACATGAGCTTCAAACATTTCATCGAGGAGAATGTTGTTGGACTTTATATCACGGTGAAAGATCCGAGGTTTGCAATCATGATGCAGATAAGAGAGACCCTGGGCAGCCCCAAGAGCAATATTGAACCTCGTTTGCCAATCAAGATTACAAGATTTTCCATGAAGTAATTCTCCTAAGCTGCCCCTTTCCATGTACTCATAAAGCAGAAGATTGGAACCCTGGTGGTAGCAGAAACCGTACAGCTTCACAATATTTCGATGCCTGATATTTCCTAAAGTTAGAATCTCTGCATGAAAGCTACTATCCACATTGTTTCCTTCCCTGTTGGATACTACCTTCTTGACAGCAACTGTATGACCATGAAACAAGACGGCTTTATACACAGTTCCAGAAGCTCCCCTTCCAATTGCAAATCTCTCGTCAAAGTTTTCAGTCGCCATAACCAAGTCTTGAAAAGTGAATCCTGCCTTTGGCGAAAAGTACACGTCCAAAACTGGAGAAGAGAGTGGTTTTTCTTGCGCAGAAGTTACTACATTGTCTACAGGACGTCTCATCACATATATAATGATTACGATTAAGATAAGAGAAACACCACCAATGGCTGCCGCAACAATAGCAATAATCTTCCCTAAGCGGGTTCTTTTGTTTGCCACATCTGCAGGAAAAGAGAGTGGAGATGGTGTTTCACAAGCACCAAGAGGGCCACCGCAAAGTCTTTTATTCCCAACAAAGCTGCTAACATCCATATTCTGAAAGAGTGGTAGAGAAGGAATAGGCCCTATCAAGTCATTGTATGAAAAGTTGCAGCCAAGTAAACTTGACAGGTTGTCAAAAGAACCTGGAATTCCACCGGTCAAATGGTTGTTATCGAGTAGAAGCAGTACCAGTAAAATAAGATTTCCAAGTTGAGGAGGTATCTCCCCAGAAATATTGTTATAACTGAGATTTAATCCAATCTGGAGGCTTGAAAGGGCACCCAACTCAGCTGGTATACCCCCAGAGAATGAGTTGCCACCCATTTGTAGCTCAGTCAAATGCAAGAGATTTCCCAGTGCAACTGGGATATCCCCCGAAAGATGATTATCGGAAAGCTTGAGAAGCTCCAACTGAGAAAGTGCTCCTATCTCACTTGGCAAGACATCCGAAAAGTTGTTGCTACTCAGATCAAGCCGTTGAAGCATTTTACAATTGAAAATTTCAGGTGGTATCCTGCCAGAAAGTAAATTCGATGAGACATTGAAGATCACCAACTGCGAGAGCTCACCAATCTCTCTTGGCAACTCAGATGTGAAGTAGTTGTCTGCAAGTAGTAGTCTCTGCAAAGTTCTGCAGTTACCAATTGCTGGAGGAATGGCACCGCTGAACTTGTTTTGATCCAACTCAACTGCAGAAAGGTTAACCAATTTGCACATTTCGGTTGGAAGAGTCCCTGTAAGGTTGTTTCCCACCAGACGGAGCTGCACCAATGACTTGCAGCTTGTGACCCCAGTTGGGATATTACCGGTGAGCCTGTTAGACCCCAAGTTTAACAAAATCAGATTAGAATT
This region includes:
- the LOC133721407 gene encoding probable leucine-rich repeat receptor-like protein kinase At5g63930 codes for the protein MAKISVGLLITIVALVTALMVYESEGLNDQGQYLLEIKSRIVDGFGHLSSWNSSDSTPCGWRGVDCSEGLYPVVLSLDLSSMNLSGSLSPSIGRMIHLNYLDLSFNEMSGSIPEDIGNCSYLQVLSLNNNKFEGQIPTGLGRLSYLEVLNVCNNRISGPFPEELGNLSSLSQLIAYTNNLSGPLPRSIGNLKRLKTFRAGENSISGSLPSEIGECESLNYLGLAQNQLSGEIPKEIGMLENLSVLILWENLLSGVIPKELGNCTNLETLALYKNKLEGEIPKELGSLVFLEKLYMYRNMLSGTVPREIGNLSLATDIDFSENLLSGEIPVELSKISGLQLLYLFDNQLTGVIAEELTSLTNLTRLDLSINHLTGSIPTGFQYMNELIMLQLFNNMLSDIIPQGLGVYSPLWVVDLSDNFLTGRIPRHVCRNSNLILLNLGSNRLTGNIPTGVTSCKSLVQLRLVGNNLTGTLPTEMCKLVNLSAVELDQNKFSGAIPPAIGNCRTLQRLLLADNYFTSELPREIGELSQLVIFNVSSNLLSGRIPPEIFNCKMLQRLDLSSNNFSDVLPSEIGALSQLELLKLSDNHLSGDIPVALGNLLHLTELQMGGNSFSGGIPAELGALSSLQIGLNLSYNNISGEIPPQLGNLILLVLLLLDNNHLTGGIPGSFDNLSSLLGCNFSYNDLIGPIPSLPLFQNMDVSSFVGNKRLCGGPLGACETPSPLSFPADVANKRTRLGKIIAIVAAAIGGVSLILIVIIIYVMRRPVDNVVTSAQEKPLSSPVLDVYFSPKAGFTFQDLVMATENFDERFAIGRGASGTVYKAVLFHGHTVAVKKVVSNREGNNVDSSFHAEILTLGNIRHRNIVKLYGFCYHQGSNLLLYEYMERGSLGELLHGKSCNLDWQTRFNIALGAAQGLSYLHHDCKPRIFHRDIKSNNILLDEMFEAHVGDFGLAKVIDMPYSKSMSAVAGSYGYIAPEYAYTMKVTEKCDIYSYGVVLLELLTGKTPVQSVDEGGDLVTWVRTYFLNNSLSSEVLDARLNLQDEDEAEAAATVSHMITVLKIALLCTSMSPFERPTMREVVSMLLGSNEKETVQFANESPSDDTDTNSTSKRY